A genomic window from Nocardioides sp. BP30 includes:
- a CDS encoding putative quinol monooxygenase: MAYVVSATWTVQPGKEDVVRDAIEKLTPPSRQEPGNLFYQAYQDPAEPSVFRLFEIYQDEEAYAAHGASEHFAEYGLGQAIPVLADRERAFYETIG, translated from the coding sequence ATGGCCTACGTCGTCAGCGCCACCTGGACCGTCCAGCCCGGCAAGGAGGACGTCGTCCGCGACGCGATCGAGAAGCTCACCCCGCCCTCGCGCCAGGAGCCGGGCAACCTCTTCTACCAGGCCTACCAGGACCCGGCCGAGCCGAGCGTCTTCCGGCTCTTCGAGATCTACCAGGACGAGGAGGCGTACGCCGCCCACGGCGCCTCGGAGCACTTCGCCGAGTACGGCCTCGGCCAGGCCATCCCGGTCCTGGCCGACCGTGAGCGCGCCTTCTACGAGACGATCGGCTGA
- a CDS encoding ABC transporter permease encodes MTDTSQTHTPSAQTNPSEPTEPAPTTPPGSNGSTRHAAASALSSGGVVRFLEAYALVLITIAVAIFFSVTHPASVAFPTINNFNVVLGNNAVVLLLALAALFPLVSGFFDFSLGSTAVFSSVLCAGLQTKSGLPLVVAIIIPLLVSLVIGVVNGLFVTTFKMSPFVTTLGMATLLSGVTIWYCNGRTFVLDGSSALISFGSSRWFDLPAVFFVVLIVAAVVWYFFRHTPYGRSLYAIGSNATSARLVGVPVDRNVWTAFVVSALIAGFAGILQLGRQGSATAVDGGTLLFPALAAVFLGATAIIPGFFNVVGTVISAIFVSIAVSGLTLMGASGWATNVFNGGALLVAVGLSTYLGRRKLRGQG; translated from the coding sequence ATGACCGACACCTCGCAGACGCACACCCCGTCTGCCCAGACGAACCCGTCGGAACCGACCGAACCGGCCCCGACGACCCCGCCCGGATCGAACGGCTCGACGCGGCACGCGGCCGCCTCGGCACTGAGCAGCGGCGGCGTGGTGCGCTTCCTCGAGGCCTACGCCCTGGTGCTCATCACCATCGCGGTCGCGATCTTCTTCTCGGTGACCCACCCGGCGAGCGTCGCGTTCCCGACGATCAACAACTTCAACGTCGTGCTCGGCAACAACGCGGTGGTGCTGCTGCTGGCCCTGGCGGCGCTGTTCCCGCTGGTGAGCGGCTTCTTCGACTTCTCCCTCGGCTCCACCGCCGTCTTCTCCTCGGTGCTGTGCGCCGGTCTGCAGACCAAGTCGGGACTGCCGCTGGTCGTCGCGATCATCATCCCGCTGCTGGTCTCGCTGGTGATCGGCGTGGTCAACGGCCTGTTCGTGACCACGTTCAAGATGAGCCCGTTCGTGACCACGCTGGGCATGGCGACGCTGCTCTCGGGCGTGACCATCTGGTACTGCAACGGCCGCACCTTCGTCCTCGACGGCTCCTCGGCGCTGATCTCGTTCGGCTCCTCGCGCTGGTTCGACCTGCCGGCTGTCTTCTTCGTGGTCCTGATCGTGGCCGCCGTGGTCTGGTACTTCTTCCGGCACACGCCCTACGGCCGCTCGCTCTACGCGATCGGCTCCAACGCCACCAGCGCGCGGCTGGTCGGCGTACCCGTGGACCGCAACGTGTGGACGGCGTTCGTCGTCTCCGCGCTCATCGCCGGCTTCGCCGGGATCCTGCAGCTCGGCCGGCAGGGCAGCGCGACGGCCGTCGACGGCGGCACGCTGCTCTTCCCCGCCCTGGCGGCGGTCTTCCTGGGCGCGACGGCGATCATCCCCGGCTTCTTCAACGTCGTCGGCACCGTGATCAGCGCGATCTTCGTCTCGATCGCCGTCAGCGGTCTGACCCTGATGGGCGCCAGCGGCTGGGCGACCAACGTCTTCAACGGCGGTGCGCTGCTGGTCGCCGTCGGCCTGTCCACCTACCTCGGGCGTCGCAAACTGCGCGGTCAGGGCTGA
- a CDS encoding sugar ABC transporter ATP-binding protein — protein MVPTQAQQAAAGTSPAGGRPAAGDVAVRVAGLNKSFGSVRVLKDASLTVRRGTVHALLGGNGSGKSTTIKILAGVYQADSGDLDVRGESYDLAGYTPATAERAGLRFVHQDLGLFDDLSIEENFALDAGYPRNAAGGIDWKRLRKRVAELIAAYEIQGGPRTPVNRLRPADRTLVAIARALQDDESGNCVVVLDEPTASLGKKESEELLGHVRRRADAGQTFVIVSHRMQEVLSVAQDFTIFRDGVVVGELVDAHPTEDEIVAIMAGRAVAALRPTGSISHATTDPVLEFRGIGGGALTGVDLTVHRGEIVGVAGLAGSGRSTLLSMAFGAVRPATGEMRLTGAPFAPRSIDAAMRAGVALVPEDRAHEAAFPDLTTDQNLSMSVLHRLWHGGLIRRRESRANAQRLIEKFGIKVAGPEALFSSMSGGNQQKVVIARWLQRNPQVILLDEPTQGVDVMSRADIYGVIREAAAETGACVLIASSDLSELHALCDRIVVLGEGRISHEVVAGEVSVDDLTALVLRAPQSQHPMHPTQQHTEGSPA, from the coding sequence GTGGTCCCGACGCAAGCGCAGCAGGCGGCGGCCGGGACCTCCCCGGCCGGCGGCCGGCCGGCGGCCGGTGACGTAGCGGTACGCGTGGCGGGGCTGAACAAGAGCTTCGGCTCGGTCAGGGTCCTCAAGGACGCCTCGCTCACCGTCCGGCGCGGCACCGTGCACGCCCTCCTCGGCGGGAACGGGTCGGGCAAGAGCACGACCATCAAGATCCTGGCGGGGGTCTACCAGGCCGACTCCGGTGACCTCGACGTCCGCGGAGAGTCCTACGACCTGGCCGGCTACACCCCGGCGACCGCCGAGCGGGCCGGCCTGCGGTTCGTCCACCAGGACCTCGGCCTGTTCGACGACCTCAGCATCGAGGAGAACTTCGCCCTCGACGCCGGCTACCCCCGCAACGCCGCCGGCGGCATCGACTGGAAGCGGCTGCGCAAGCGGGTCGCGGAGCTGATCGCGGCGTACGAGATCCAGGGCGGTCCGCGGACGCCGGTCAACCGGCTGCGCCCGGCCGACCGCACCCTGGTCGCGATCGCCCGCGCCCTCCAGGACGACGAGTCCGGCAACTGCGTGGTCGTGCTCGACGAGCCGACGGCATCGCTGGGCAAGAAGGAGTCGGAGGAGCTGCTGGGGCACGTACGCCGCCGCGCGGACGCGGGGCAGACCTTCGTGATCGTGAGCCACCGGATGCAGGAGGTGCTCTCGGTCGCCCAGGACTTCACGATCTTCCGCGACGGCGTCGTGGTCGGCGAGCTCGTCGACGCACACCCGACCGAGGACGAGATCGTCGCGATCATGGCGGGTCGTGCGGTCGCCGCCCTGCGGCCGACCGGCTCGATCAGCCACGCGACGACCGATCCGGTCCTGGAGTTCCGTGGCATCGGCGGCGGCGCCCTGACCGGCGTCGACCTGACCGTCCACCGCGGTGAGATCGTCGGGGTCGCCGGGCTGGCCGGGTCCGGTCGCTCCACCCTGCTGTCCATGGCGTTCGGTGCCGTCCGGCCCGCCACGGGGGAGATGCGGCTCACGGGCGCGCCGTTCGCGCCGCGCAGCATCGACGCGGCGATGAGGGCGGGAGTCGCCCTGGTTCCGGAGGATCGCGCCCACGAGGCGGCGTTCCCCGACCTGACCACCGACCAGAACCTGTCCATGAGCGTGCTGCACCGGCTGTGGCACGGTGGCCTGATCCGCCGGCGCGAGTCGCGGGCCAACGCCCAGCGGCTGATCGAGAAGTTCGGCATCAAGGTCGCCGGACCCGAGGCGCTGTTCAGCTCGATGTCGGGGGGCAACCAGCAGAAGGTCGTCATCGCCCGCTGGCTCCAGCGCAACCCGCAGGTGATCCTGCTCGACGAGCCCACCCAGGGCGTGGACGTGATGTCGCGCGCCGACATCTACGGGGTGATCCGCGAGGCGGCCGCCGAGACCGGCGCCTGCGTCCTGATCGCGTCCAGCGACCTCAGCGAGCTGCACGCCCTGTGCGACCGGATCGTCGTCCTGGGCGAGGGCCGGATCAGCCACGAGGTGGTGGCCGGCGAGGTCAGCGTCGACGACCTGACCGCGCTCGTCCTGCGAGCACCCCAGTCCCAGCACCCCATGCACCCCACGCAGCAGCACACGGAAGGCAGCCCGGCATGA
- a CDS encoding sugar ABC transporter substrate-binding protein codes for MSQHLSTDSRTTRPTWLRSGRRAARLAALGAVVALAGTTLVGCGSSGSNSTSASDSTSTTVDAAAQTALATAYKGLGSDLANLPKVTPKAGVNFYVISCGQAVSSCSAPTQAMMDAAKAAGWSAHMADGKLSPDGFAAAIRQAIAGGANVIVPVGFDCQAAQAAFQEAKKAGITVVGGGGPDDCKPALWASERPWVSGYTGVQEWNTFGQFGADWAYGQNGGDVKAITLTASTNSWGQWITDGFNAELKKLGGGSVEQNIDISDPETADGSFVQKVTTALLAHPDVNVLQVPVGGWLNAGLYQAIVSSGRKNLTIVVGGQSDASTMDLIRKGTQNGIKLGATPQAQEWGAWGSIDTAIRVLAGQKPVDIGEEIQAVDADHNLPKSGAYQGSVDWKSAFLTSWGKA; via the coding sequence ATGAGCCAACACCTCAGCACAGACAGCCGCACCACGCGGCCGACCTGGCTGCGGAGCGGCCGCCGGGCGGCCAGACTCGCCGCCCTCGGCGCCGTCGTCGCCCTCGCCGGTACGACGCTGGTCGGCTGCGGCAGCTCGGGCTCGAACAGCACGAGCGCGTCGGACTCGACCTCCACGACGGTCGACGCCGCCGCTCAGACCGCGCTGGCCACGGCCTACAAGGGCCTGGGCTCGGACCTGGCGAACCTGCCGAAGGTCACGCCCAAGGCCGGCGTCAACTTCTACGTCATCTCCTGCGGCCAGGCGGTCTCCAGCTGCTCGGCGCCGACCCAGGCGATGATGGATGCCGCCAAGGCGGCCGGCTGGTCGGCCCACATGGCCGACGGCAAGCTGAGCCCCGACGGCTTCGCCGCGGCCATCCGCCAGGCGATCGCGGGCGGCGCCAACGTGATCGTGCCGGTCGGCTTCGACTGCCAGGCCGCCCAGGCTGCCTTCCAGGAGGCCAAGAAGGCCGGCATCACCGTCGTCGGCGGCGGCGGTCCCGACGACTGCAAGCCGGCCCTGTGGGCTTCCGAGCGACCGTGGGTCAGCGGCTACACCGGCGTGCAGGAATGGAACACCTTCGGTCAGTTCGGCGCGGACTGGGCCTACGGGCAGAACGGCGGCGACGTGAAGGCGATCACCCTGACCGCCTCGACCAACAGCTGGGGCCAGTGGATCACCGACGGCTTCAACGCCGAGCTGAAGAAGCTCGGAGGTGGCTCGGTCGAGCAGAACATCGACATCTCCGACCCGGAGACGGCCGACGGCTCGTTCGTACAGAAGGTGACGACCGCGCTGCTGGCCCACCCCGACGTCAACGTCCTGCAGGTCCCTGTCGGTGGCTGGCTCAACGCCGGGCTGTACCAGGCGATCGTCTCCTCGGGGCGCAAGAACCTGACGATCGTGGTCGGCGGTCAGTCCGACGCCTCGACCATGGACCTGATCCGCAAGGGCACCCAGAACGGGATCAAGCTCGGCGCGACTCCGCAGGCCCAGGAATGGGGTGCCTGGGGATCCATCGACACCGCCATCCGGGTGCTCGCCGGTCAGAAGCCGGTCGACATCGGCGAGGAGATCCAGGCCGTCGACGCGGACCACAACCTGCCGAAGTCCGGCGCCTACCAGGGTTCGGTCGACTGGAAGTCGGCGTTCCTGACCTCGTGGGGCAAGGCCTGA